In one window of Microplitis demolitor isolate Queensland-Clemson2020A chromosome 4, iyMicDemo2.1a, whole genome shotgun sequence DNA:
- the LOC103568323 gene encoding phosphatidate phosphatase LPIN3 isoform X3 — protein MYSMNYIGKFISNFRDFYNEINAATLTGAIDVIVVEQDDGSFTCSPFHVRFGKLGVLRSREKVVDIEINGEPRQIHMKLGDSGEAFFVEEVSSHGLENGTEIPPHLACSPIPDDNCFPPPRFHLLSDLPQEQHEKILRDSVLSIEREKLEQMSSLPVDQREKFLIEQFSDLPAEHREKWLQIASMTYEERSKIFEESLSAMSTRQKQQMIRDEYSALKIEDRERLFKENFPELPAEQRPKFEKALLNDWRRKEDDDEDEEKWKEHNEISSQAEEEIFNMDNINEDEVKPVSTPKSFVAVTSSERIRKISVVNNDFRPITDDSSNNVREKISCDESSKVDKKSHVDEIVDEVKVQSSSSSKRKRRKKSIMKKKGAQRKASNGSSSQTEVSETETTQPTEESLSEPVLKSASPIVENETKATEDLPPQSDYHFFSDTEITKNRDSRPCSPVQSDTEFEMRKIEQQREEVKEREDDKSHQQSWRWGELPSPPLETSHALNSATTVIQPNDEGKQVDEEDTESGNGPSLPQSPNSVEGAIGGPKSLDSDFEESKQSLFDNNIDISLSLCGGLDIENGPIDESFQQNLLHYDDLCNDTKLYENPNLVVKINGKYYNWTTACPIIMSLVAFHRGLPQHTIENLYAQSGSLPIHQDNKKEIANKTNEARSGYSSWFSWRRSSTQPPKKISETIGQDGHDISVENNQAAESPESAIDIEEVDSPSADQEKNEVEEKQVMLESKNLDENSLNNLEGNLTAQSSVEQTNERPEGEGYSGSEDSDSNPNETQGVRIPDRRRPYYESGEKYRKTLRLTSEQIKSLNLKEGPNEVVFSVTTAYQGTSRCKCHIYRWKWNDKIVISDIDGTITKSDVLGHILPIVGKDWAQSGVAQLFTKIKNNGYKLLYLSARAIGQARGTRQYLKSIKQDDLSLPEGPLLLNPTSLLSAFHREVIEKKPEQFKISCLSDIQALFPEGSNPFYAGYGNRINDVWAYRAVGIPITRIFTINHRGELKHELTQTFQSSYSNMSYIVDHLFPALREASDEFSHFSYWRDPIPELPNLDDLFIENQSTQ, from the exons ATGTACAGCATGAACTACATTGGCAAGTTCATCAGTAACTTTCGTGATTTTTACAATGAAATTAATGCTGCTACTCTTACTGGAGCTATTGATGTAATTGTCGTTGAACAAGATGATGGATCATTCACTTGCTCACCTTTTCATGTTAGATTTGGTAAACTTGGAGTCTTGAGATCAAGAGAAAAAGTC gtGGACATTGAAATAAATGGAGAGCCAAGACAAATTCATATGAAATTGGGTGATTCTGGAGAAGCTTTTTTTGTTGAAGAAGTAAGCTCACATGGTCTTGAAAATGGCACTGAGATACCACCACATCTTGCTTGTTCACCTATACCAGATGACAATTGTTTTCCTCCTCCTAG atttcatttattatctgATCTCCCTCAAGAGcaacatgaaaaaattctaCGTGACTCGGTGCTGTCGATAGAACGTGAAAAATTGGAGCAAATGTCATCTTTGCCAGTAGATCaacgtgaaaaatttttaattgaacaatTTTCTGATTTGCCAGCTGAGCATCGGGAAAAATGGCTTCAAATAGCATCAATGACATACGAAGAAcgtagtaaaatttttgaagaaagCTTAAGTGCGATGTCAACACGACAAAAACAGCAGATGATACGAGATGAATATTCAGCTTTGAAAATAGAAGATAGAGAAAGATtgttcaaagaaaattttccggAACTGCCGGCTGAACAGAGACCAAAGTTTGAGAAAGCATTGTTGAATGACTGGAGAAGAAAAGAGGACGATGATGAGGATGAAGAAAAATGGAAAGAGCACAATGAAATTTCATCTCAAGctgaagaagaaatttttaacatggATAATATTAATGAGGATGAAGTCAAACCTGTGTCTACACCAAAATCATTTGTCGCTGTTACTTCCTCTGagagaataagaaaaattagcGTTGTTAATAATGATTTTCGACCAATTACTGATGATTCATCGAATAACGttagagaaaaaatatcatgCGACGAGTCTAgcaaagttgataaaaaatctcACGTTGATGAAATTGTTGATGAAGTTAAAGTTCAGTCATCGTCTTCATCGAAACGTAAAAGAAGGAAGAAGAGTATCATGAAGAAAAAAGGAGCTCAAAGAAAAGCCAGCAATGGAAGTAGCAGTCAGACAGAAGTCAGTGAAACTGAGACAACTCAACCTACTGAAGAATCACTGAGTGAACCA gtATTGAAAAGCGCAAGTCCCATTGTTGAAAATGAAACCAAAGCAACTGAAGATTTGCCACCACAATCAGATTATCACTTCTTCAGTGACACTGAAATTACCAA GAACCGGGATTCCAGGCCTTGCTCACCTGTACAATCCGACACGGAATTCGAGATGCGTAAAATTGAACAACAACGCGAAGAAGTTAAAGAACGTGAGGATGATAAAAGTCATCAGCAAAGTTGGAGATGGGGTGAATTACCAAGTCCACCACTCGAAACATCTCACGCTCTTAATTCTGCTACAACTGTTATCCAACCAAATGATg AAGGTAAACAAGTTGATGAAGAAGACACTGAATCTGGAAATGGTCCAAGCTTACCACAAAGTCCTAACAGTGTAGAAGGTGCTATTGGAGGTCCTAAATCATTGGACAGTGATTTCGAAGAATCTAAACAGTCATTATTTGACAATAATATCGATATAAGCTTATCACTATGTGGTGGTTTAGATATTGAAAATGGTCCAATTGATGAAtcatttcaacaaaatttactTCACTATGATGATCTCTGCAATGATACCAAATTATATGAGAATCCAAATTTggttgttaaaataaatggtaaatattacaattGGACAACAGCCTGTCCAATTATTATGTCACTAGTTGCTTTTCATCGTGGTTTACCTCAACACACGATTGAAAATTTGTACGCGCAGTCTGGTTCTTTGCCAATTCATCAAGAcaacaaaaaagaaatagcTAACAAGACAAACGAAGCAAGAAGTGGTTACAGTTCGTGGTTCTCGTGGAGACGTTCATCAACTCAGccgcctaaaaaaatttctgaaaccATTGGACAAGACGGCCATGATATTTCAGTAGAAAATAATCAAGCTGCGGAATCCCCAGAGTCTGCTATTGATATTGAAGAAGTGGACTCACCATCTGcaga tcaagaaaaaaatgaagttgAAGAAAAACAAGTAATGCTAGAAAGCAAGAATTTGGatgaaaattcattgaatAATCTTGAAGGAAATCTAACAGCTCAATCTTCAGTCGAACAAACTAATGAAAGACCAGAGGGTGAAGGGTACAGCGGAAGCGAAGATTCAGACAGTAATCCAAATGAAACTCAAGGAGTTAGAATACCAGACCGACGAAGACCTTACTATGAATCTGGTGAAAAATATCGTAAGACACTTAGACTTACGTCTgaacaaataaaaagtttaaatcttAAAGAAGGACCCAATGAAGTTGTATTTAGTGTTACTACCGCTTATCAAGGTACATCTCGTTGCAAATGTCATATTTATCGATGGAAGTGGAATGACAAAATAGTCATATCTGATATTGATGGTACTATTACTAAATCCGATGTACTAGGACACATTCTACCAATAGTAGGAAAAGACTGGGCACAGTCGGGTGTCGCTCAACtctttactaaaattaaaaataatggttacaaattattgtatttatcaGCACGTGCTATTGGTCAAGCACGTGGTACACGACAGTATTTAAAGAGTATAAAACAAGATGATCTTTCACTTCCTGAAGGGCCTCTGCTTTTAAACCCAACTAGTCTACTGTCTGCATTCCATCGGGaagttattgagaaaaaacctgaacaatttaaaatatcttgtCTAAGTGATATTCAGGCACTATTTCCTGAAGGTTCTAACCCATTTTACGCAGGATATGGCAATCGAATCaat GATGTATGGGCTTATAGAGCTGTTGGTATTCCAATAACACGGATTTTCACGATTAATCATCGTGGAGAATTGAAGCACGAGTTGACACAGACATTCCAGTCATC ATATTCAAATATGAGTTACATCGTCGATCATTTATTCCCAGCATTGAGAGAAGCATCTGATGAATTCAGTCACTTCTCATACTGGCGTGATCCCATTCCCGAATTGCCAAACCTCGATGatttattcattgaaaatcAATCTACTCAATaa
- the LOC103568323 gene encoding phosphatidate phosphatase LPIN2 isoform X2 — protein MYSMNYIGKFISNFRDFYNEINAATLTGAIDVIVVEQDDGSFTCSPFHVRFGKLGVLRSREKVVDIEINGEPRQIHMKLGDSGEAFFVEEVSSHGLENGTEIPPHLACSPIPDDNCFPPPRFHLLSDLPQEQHEKILRDSVLSIEREKLEQMSSLPVDQREKFLIEQFSDLPAEHREKWLQIASMTYEERSKIFEESLSAMSTRQKQQMIRDEYSALKIEDRERLFKENFPELPAEQRPKFEKALLNDWRRKEDDDEDEEKWKEHNEISSQAEEEIFNMDNINEDEVKPVSTPKSFVAVTSSERIRKISVVNNDFRPITDDSSNNVREKISCDESSKVDKKSHVDEIVDEVKVQSSSSSKRKRRKKSIMKKKGAQRKASNGSSSQTEVSETETTQPTEESLSEPVLKSASPIVENETKATEDLPPQSDYHFFSDTEITKPCSPVQSDTEFEMRKIEQQREEVKEREDDKSHQQSWRWGELPSPPLETSHALNSATTVIQPNDAEAQRSMLSGMFSFMKKTSRVRHNPESEGIYLSDLNADELDPEVAALYFPSSHRGTTVAKEGKQVDEEDTESGNGPSLPQSPNSVEGAIGGPKSLDSDFEESKQSLFDNNIDISLSLCGGLDIENGPIDESFQQNLLHYDDLCNDTKLYENPNLVVKINGKYYNWTTACPIIMSLVAFHRGLPQHTIENLYAQSGSLPIHQDNKKEIANKTNEARSGYSSWFSWRRSSTQPPKKISETIGQDGHDISVENNQAAESPESAIDIEEVDSPSADQEKNEVEEKQVMLESKNLDENSLNNLEGNLTAQSSVEQTNERPEGEGYSGSEDSDSNPNETQGVRIPDRRRPYYESGEKYRKTLRLTSEQIKSLNLKEGPNEVVFSVTTAYQGTSRCKCHIYRWKWNDKIVISDIDGTITKSDVLGHILPIVGKDWAQSGVAQLFTKIKNNGYKLLYLSARAIGQARGTRQYLKSIKQDDLSLPEGPLLLNPTSLLSAFHREVIEKKPEQFKISCLSDIQALFPEGSNPFYAGYGNRINDVWAYRAVGIPITRIFTINHRGELKHELTQTFQSSYSNMSYIVDHLFPALREASDEFSHFSYWRDPIPELPNLDDLFIENQSTQ, from the exons ATGTACAGCATGAACTACATTGGCAAGTTCATCAGTAACTTTCGTGATTTTTACAATGAAATTAATGCTGCTACTCTTACTGGAGCTATTGATGTAATTGTCGTTGAACAAGATGATGGATCATTCACTTGCTCACCTTTTCATGTTAGATTTGGTAAACTTGGAGTCTTGAGATCAAGAGAAAAAGTC gtGGACATTGAAATAAATGGAGAGCCAAGACAAATTCATATGAAATTGGGTGATTCTGGAGAAGCTTTTTTTGTTGAAGAAGTAAGCTCACATGGTCTTGAAAATGGCACTGAGATACCACCACATCTTGCTTGTTCACCTATACCAGATGACAATTGTTTTCCTCCTCCTAG atttcatttattatctgATCTCCCTCAAGAGcaacatgaaaaaattctaCGTGACTCGGTGCTGTCGATAGAACGTGAAAAATTGGAGCAAATGTCATCTTTGCCAGTAGATCaacgtgaaaaatttttaattgaacaatTTTCTGATTTGCCAGCTGAGCATCGGGAAAAATGGCTTCAAATAGCATCAATGACATACGAAGAAcgtagtaaaatttttgaagaaagCTTAAGTGCGATGTCAACACGACAAAAACAGCAGATGATACGAGATGAATATTCAGCTTTGAAAATAGAAGATAGAGAAAGATtgttcaaagaaaattttccggAACTGCCGGCTGAACAGAGACCAAAGTTTGAGAAAGCATTGTTGAATGACTGGAGAAGAAAAGAGGACGATGATGAGGATGAAGAAAAATGGAAAGAGCACAATGAAATTTCATCTCAAGctgaagaagaaatttttaacatggATAATATTAATGAGGATGAAGTCAAACCTGTGTCTACACCAAAATCATTTGTCGCTGTTACTTCCTCTGagagaataagaaaaattagcGTTGTTAATAATGATTTTCGACCAATTACTGATGATTCATCGAATAACGttagagaaaaaatatcatgCGACGAGTCTAgcaaagttgataaaaaatctcACGTTGATGAAATTGTTGATGAAGTTAAAGTTCAGTCATCGTCTTCATCGAAACGTAAAAGAAGGAAGAAGAGTATCATGAAGAAAAAAGGAGCTCAAAGAAAAGCCAGCAATGGAAGTAGCAGTCAGACAGAAGTCAGTGAAACTGAGACAACTCAACCTACTGAAGAATCACTGAGTGAACCA gtATTGAAAAGCGCAAGTCCCATTGTTGAAAATGAAACCAAAGCAACTGAAGATTTGCCACCACAATCAGATTATCACTTCTTCAGTGACACTGAAATTACCAA GCCTTGCTCACCTGTACAATCCGACACGGAATTCGAGATGCGTAAAATTGAACAACAACGCGAAGAAGTTAAAGAACGTGAGGATGATAAAAGTCATCAGCAAAGTTGGAGATGGGGTGAATTACCAAGTCCACCACTCGAAACATCTCACGCTCTTAATTCTGCTACAACTGTTATCCAACCAAATGATg CAGAGGCACAGCGTTCTATGCTCAGTGGTATGTTCTCCTTCATGAAGAAGACGTCACGCGTAAGACACAATCCGGAATCCGAAGGAATTTACTTGAGTGATTTAAATGCTGATGAATTGGATCCTGAAGTCGCTGCCCTTTATTTCCCCTCTTCCCATCGCGGAACTACCGTAGCGAAAG AAGGTAAACAAGTTGATGAAGAAGACACTGAATCTGGAAATGGTCCAAGCTTACCACAAAGTCCTAACAGTGTAGAAGGTGCTATTGGAGGTCCTAAATCATTGGACAGTGATTTCGAAGAATCTAAACAGTCATTATTTGACAATAATATCGATATAAGCTTATCACTATGTGGTGGTTTAGATATTGAAAATGGTCCAATTGATGAAtcatttcaacaaaatttactTCACTATGATGATCTCTGCAATGATACCAAATTATATGAGAATCCAAATTTggttgttaaaataaatggtaaatattacaattGGACAACAGCCTGTCCAATTATTATGTCACTAGTTGCTTTTCATCGTGGTTTACCTCAACACACGATTGAAAATTTGTACGCGCAGTCTGGTTCTTTGCCAATTCATCAAGAcaacaaaaaagaaatagcTAACAAGACAAACGAAGCAAGAAGTGGTTACAGTTCGTGGTTCTCGTGGAGACGTTCATCAACTCAGccgcctaaaaaaatttctgaaaccATTGGACAAGACGGCCATGATATTTCAGTAGAAAATAATCAAGCTGCGGAATCCCCAGAGTCTGCTATTGATATTGAAGAAGTGGACTCACCATCTGcaga tcaagaaaaaaatgaagttgAAGAAAAACAAGTAATGCTAGAAAGCAAGAATTTGGatgaaaattcattgaatAATCTTGAAGGAAATCTAACAGCTCAATCTTCAGTCGAACAAACTAATGAAAGACCAGAGGGTGAAGGGTACAGCGGAAGCGAAGATTCAGACAGTAATCCAAATGAAACTCAAGGAGTTAGAATACCAGACCGACGAAGACCTTACTATGAATCTGGTGAAAAATATCGTAAGACACTTAGACTTACGTCTgaacaaataaaaagtttaaatcttAAAGAAGGACCCAATGAAGTTGTATTTAGTGTTACTACCGCTTATCAAGGTACATCTCGTTGCAAATGTCATATTTATCGATGGAAGTGGAATGACAAAATAGTCATATCTGATATTGATGGTACTATTACTAAATCCGATGTACTAGGACACATTCTACCAATAGTAGGAAAAGACTGGGCACAGTCGGGTGTCGCTCAACtctttactaaaattaaaaataatggttacaaattattgtatttatcaGCACGTGCTATTGGTCAAGCACGTGGTACACGACAGTATTTAAAGAGTATAAAACAAGATGATCTTTCACTTCCTGAAGGGCCTCTGCTTTTAAACCCAACTAGTCTACTGTCTGCATTCCATCGGGaagttattgagaaaaaacctgaacaatttaaaatatcttgtCTAAGTGATATTCAGGCACTATTTCCTGAAGGTTCTAACCCATTTTACGCAGGATATGGCAATCGAATCaat GATGTATGGGCTTATAGAGCTGTTGGTATTCCAATAACACGGATTTTCACGATTAATCATCGTGGAGAATTGAAGCACGAGTTGACACAGACATTCCAGTCATC ATATTCAAATATGAGTTACATCGTCGATCATTTATTCCCAGCATTGAGAGAAGCATCTGATGAATTCAGTCACTTCTCATACTGGCGTGATCCCATTCCCGAATTGCCAAACCTCGATGatttattcattgaaaatcAATCTACTCAATaa
- the LOC103568323 gene encoding phosphatidate phosphatase LPIN2 isoform X1: MYSMNYIGKFISNFRDFYNEINAATLTGAIDVIVVEQDDGSFTCSPFHVRFGKLGVLRSREKVVDIEINGEPRQIHMKLGDSGEAFFVEEVSSHGLENGTEIPPHLACSPIPDDNCFPPPRFHLLSDLPQEQHEKILRDSVLSIEREKLEQMSSLPVDQREKFLIEQFSDLPAEHREKWLQIASMTYEERSKIFEESLSAMSTRQKQQMIRDEYSALKIEDRERLFKENFPELPAEQRPKFEKALLNDWRRKEDDDEDEEKWKEHNEISSQAEEEIFNMDNINEDEVKPVSTPKSFVAVTSSERIRKISVVNNDFRPITDDSSNNVREKISCDESSKVDKKSHVDEIVDEVKVQSSSSSKRKRRKKSIMKKKGAQRKASNGSSSQTEVSETETTQPTEESLSEPVLKSASPIVENETKATEDLPPQSDYHFFSDTEITKNRDSRPCSPVQSDTEFEMRKIEQQREEVKEREDDKSHQQSWRWGELPSPPLETSHALNSATTVIQPNDAEAQRSMLSGMFSFMKKTSRVRHNPESEGIYLSDLNADELDPEVAALYFPSSHRGTTVAKEGKQVDEEDTESGNGPSLPQSPNSVEGAIGGPKSLDSDFEESKQSLFDNNIDISLSLCGGLDIENGPIDESFQQNLLHYDDLCNDTKLYENPNLVVKINGKYYNWTTACPIIMSLVAFHRGLPQHTIENLYAQSGSLPIHQDNKKEIANKTNEARSGYSSWFSWRRSSTQPPKKISETIGQDGHDISVENNQAAESPESAIDIEEVDSPSADQEKNEVEEKQVMLESKNLDENSLNNLEGNLTAQSSVEQTNERPEGEGYSGSEDSDSNPNETQGVRIPDRRRPYYESGEKYRKTLRLTSEQIKSLNLKEGPNEVVFSVTTAYQGTSRCKCHIYRWKWNDKIVISDIDGTITKSDVLGHILPIVGKDWAQSGVAQLFTKIKNNGYKLLYLSARAIGQARGTRQYLKSIKQDDLSLPEGPLLLNPTSLLSAFHREVIEKKPEQFKISCLSDIQALFPEGSNPFYAGYGNRINDVWAYRAVGIPITRIFTINHRGELKHELTQTFQSSYSNMSYIVDHLFPALREASDEFSHFSYWRDPIPELPNLDDLFIENQSTQ; the protein is encoded by the exons ATGTACAGCATGAACTACATTGGCAAGTTCATCAGTAACTTTCGTGATTTTTACAATGAAATTAATGCTGCTACTCTTACTGGAGCTATTGATGTAATTGTCGTTGAACAAGATGATGGATCATTCACTTGCTCACCTTTTCATGTTAGATTTGGTAAACTTGGAGTCTTGAGATCAAGAGAAAAAGTC gtGGACATTGAAATAAATGGAGAGCCAAGACAAATTCATATGAAATTGGGTGATTCTGGAGAAGCTTTTTTTGTTGAAGAAGTAAGCTCACATGGTCTTGAAAATGGCACTGAGATACCACCACATCTTGCTTGTTCACCTATACCAGATGACAATTGTTTTCCTCCTCCTAG atttcatttattatctgATCTCCCTCAAGAGcaacatgaaaaaattctaCGTGACTCGGTGCTGTCGATAGAACGTGAAAAATTGGAGCAAATGTCATCTTTGCCAGTAGATCaacgtgaaaaatttttaattgaacaatTTTCTGATTTGCCAGCTGAGCATCGGGAAAAATGGCTTCAAATAGCATCAATGACATACGAAGAAcgtagtaaaatttttgaagaaagCTTAAGTGCGATGTCAACACGACAAAAACAGCAGATGATACGAGATGAATATTCAGCTTTGAAAATAGAAGATAGAGAAAGATtgttcaaagaaaattttccggAACTGCCGGCTGAACAGAGACCAAAGTTTGAGAAAGCATTGTTGAATGACTGGAGAAGAAAAGAGGACGATGATGAGGATGAAGAAAAATGGAAAGAGCACAATGAAATTTCATCTCAAGctgaagaagaaatttttaacatggATAATATTAATGAGGATGAAGTCAAACCTGTGTCTACACCAAAATCATTTGTCGCTGTTACTTCCTCTGagagaataagaaaaattagcGTTGTTAATAATGATTTTCGACCAATTACTGATGATTCATCGAATAACGttagagaaaaaatatcatgCGACGAGTCTAgcaaagttgataaaaaatctcACGTTGATGAAATTGTTGATGAAGTTAAAGTTCAGTCATCGTCTTCATCGAAACGTAAAAGAAGGAAGAAGAGTATCATGAAGAAAAAAGGAGCTCAAAGAAAAGCCAGCAATGGAAGTAGCAGTCAGACAGAAGTCAGTGAAACTGAGACAACTCAACCTACTGAAGAATCACTGAGTGAACCA gtATTGAAAAGCGCAAGTCCCATTGTTGAAAATGAAACCAAAGCAACTGAAGATTTGCCACCACAATCAGATTATCACTTCTTCAGTGACACTGAAATTACCAA GAACCGGGATTCCAGGCCTTGCTCACCTGTACAATCCGACACGGAATTCGAGATGCGTAAAATTGAACAACAACGCGAAGAAGTTAAAGAACGTGAGGATGATAAAAGTCATCAGCAAAGTTGGAGATGGGGTGAATTACCAAGTCCACCACTCGAAACATCTCACGCTCTTAATTCTGCTACAACTGTTATCCAACCAAATGATg CAGAGGCACAGCGTTCTATGCTCAGTGGTATGTTCTCCTTCATGAAGAAGACGTCACGCGTAAGACACAATCCGGAATCCGAAGGAATTTACTTGAGTGATTTAAATGCTGATGAATTGGATCCTGAAGTCGCTGCCCTTTATTTCCCCTCTTCCCATCGCGGAACTACCGTAGCGAAAG AAGGTAAACAAGTTGATGAAGAAGACACTGAATCTGGAAATGGTCCAAGCTTACCACAAAGTCCTAACAGTGTAGAAGGTGCTATTGGAGGTCCTAAATCATTGGACAGTGATTTCGAAGAATCTAAACAGTCATTATTTGACAATAATATCGATATAAGCTTATCACTATGTGGTGGTTTAGATATTGAAAATGGTCCAATTGATGAAtcatttcaacaaaatttactTCACTATGATGATCTCTGCAATGATACCAAATTATATGAGAATCCAAATTTggttgttaaaataaatggtaaatattacaattGGACAACAGCCTGTCCAATTATTATGTCACTAGTTGCTTTTCATCGTGGTTTACCTCAACACACGATTGAAAATTTGTACGCGCAGTCTGGTTCTTTGCCAATTCATCAAGAcaacaaaaaagaaatagcTAACAAGACAAACGAAGCAAGAAGTGGTTACAGTTCGTGGTTCTCGTGGAGACGTTCATCAACTCAGccgcctaaaaaaatttctgaaaccATTGGACAAGACGGCCATGATATTTCAGTAGAAAATAATCAAGCTGCGGAATCCCCAGAGTCTGCTATTGATATTGAAGAAGTGGACTCACCATCTGcaga tcaagaaaaaaatgaagttgAAGAAAAACAAGTAATGCTAGAAAGCAAGAATTTGGatgaaaattcattgaatAATCTTGAAGGAAATCTAACAGCTCAATCTTCAGTCGAACAAACTAATGAAAGACCAGAGGGTGAAGGGTACAGCGGAAGCGAAGATTCAGACAGTAATCCAAATGAAACTCAAGGAGTTAGAATACCAGACCGACGAAGACCTTACTATGAATCTGGTGAAAAATATCGTAAGACACTTAGACTTACGTCTgaacaaataaaaagtttaaatcttAAAGAAGGACCCAATGAAGTTGTATTTAGTGTTACTACCGCTTATCAAGGTACATCTCGTTGCAAATGTCATATTTATCGATGGAAGTGGAATGACAAAATAGTCATATCTGATATTGATGGTACTATTACTAAATCCGATGTACTAGGACACATTCTACCAATAGTAGGAAAAGACTGGGCACAGTCGGGTGTCGCTCAACtctttactaaaattaaaaataatggttacaaattattgtatttatcaGCACGTGCTATTGGTCAAGCACGTGGTACACGACAGTATTTAAAGAGTATAAAACAAGATGATCTTTCACTTCCTGAAGGGCCTCTGCTTTTAAACCCAACTAGTCTACTGTCTGCATTCCATCGGGaagttattgagaaaaaacctgaacaatttaaaatatcttgtCTAAGTGATATTCAGGCACTATTTCCTGAAGGTTCTAACCCATTTTACGCAGGATATGGCAATCGAATCaat GATGTATGGGCTTATAGAGCTGTTGGTATTCCAATAACACGGATTTTCACGATTAATCATCGTGGAGAATTGAAGCACGAGTTGACACAGACATTCCAGTCATC ATATTCAAATATGAGTTACATCGTCGATCATTTATTCCCAGCATTGAGAGAAGCATCTGATGAATTCAGTCACTTCTCATACTGGCGTGATCCCATTCCCGAATTGCCAAACCTCGATGatttattcattgaaaatcAATCTACTCAATaa
- the LOC103568324 gene encoding mRNA turnover protein 4 homolog gives MPKSKRDKKISLTKTSKKGKALKEHIINDVRNCVEKYDRIFVFAVHNMRNNKLKDLREEWVDSRFFFGKNKIIAVGMGKTPEEEIADGIHKLANGLHGQCGLLFTNKSKSKVISWMNSYQEVEYARAGFIVPDTIVIHEGPLPDFSHAIEPHLRQLGMPTALKKGVVTLIKDYEVCKKGQPLTPEQAKILKLFGMQLATFKLVPLGFYSKKKGYQQLKTNDDNNGNVEEDMETETANET, from the exons atgccGAAATCAAAAAGGGATAAGAAAA tttcTCTTACgaaaacaagtaaaaaagGTAAAGCATTAAAAGAACATATTATAAATGATGTAAGAAATTGCGTTGAAAAATATGACCGTATATTTGTATTTGCTGTACATAATATGCGTAACAATAAGTTGAAAGATTTGAGAGAAGAATGGGTAGACAGTAGATTTTTctttggtaaaaataaaataattgctgTGGGTATGGGTAAAACACCAGAGGAAGAAATTGCTGATGGTATCCATAAACTAGCTAATGGTTTACATGGACAATGTGGTTTATTGTTTACAAATAAATCCAAAAGCAAG GTCATAAGTTGGATGAATAGTTATCAAGAAGTTGAGTATGCTAGAGCAGGATTTATTGTTCCTGATACAATAGTAATACATGAAGGACCTTTACCTGATTTTTCACATGCCATTGAGCCTCATCTAAGACAACTTGGTATGCCAACGGCATTGAAAAAAGGAGTTGTTACATTGATAAAAGATTACGAAGTTTGTAAAAAAGGACAACCGCTTACTCCAGAACAAGCAAAAATATTA AAACTTTTTGGTATGCAATTGGcaacatttaaattagttcCACTTGGATTCTATTCAAAAAAGAAAGGatatcaacaattaaaaactaacGATGATAATAACGGTAATGTGGAAGAAGATATGGAAACAGAAACTGCTAATGaaacgtaa